The window GTGAGGGTGCCGGGCAGCTCGGTGGACGCGCTGCCCGGCGTGGTGGGTGAACGGGACGGCTTCGCGCGCCGTCAGCGGACGATCATGTGGGCGGGGTGGCCGCCTTTCATGTGGTCCACGCACTGCGGGCAGTCCTCGCGCGGACCGAGCCCGGCGTGGGCCTCGCGGCTGGCGTACGCGTGGAACCAGCACTGCGTGCACTGCCCCCGGGGCGGGTCCGTCGCCTTCGCGCTCGCCATCTCAGCTGTCTCCTTGCGGGTGAAGGGCGCGGGCAGACCAGATCAGGCGCTGCCCGGCGTCGTCGGTGATCAGGGCGGCGGCCTCGTGCAACGGGCAGGAGGCGTCTCCGTCGCGGTCAGGCTCGATCTGCTCGGCACGGCGCGCGGCGGCGGTGAGCAGCTGCGCCAGGGCCGCGAGGAAGCCGCCGGCCGGGTCGGTGTCCTCGATGAGCTCGCGCAGGATCGCGGCGAGCTCCTCCTGGTCGACGTCGTCGGCGCGAAGGTCGTCCTCGATCTGCTGGAGGGCCAGCGAGGCGATCCCGACCGAGGCGCGGGCGCGTTCCAGTCGCGTCCGGGGCTGGCTGGTCACCGGGTGGTGGCCTTGGCCGTGGCAATGAGCGCGGCGACGGTCTCCCAGCCGTGGTGCCAGGAGTTGTCGAGGTGGAAGGCGCCGTTCATTCCGTGCGAGGCCAGCTTGTAGAAGTCGGTCTTGCCGGTCTTGTCGGCGAGCTTCTCCATGACGCCGTGGCCGGGCACGCGGCGGTCCGCGATGTAGTGCGTGCCGAAGGACAGGGCGAGCGCGGCCGCGGCCGCGCCGGGGTGGACCCGAATGCCCAGCGCGCGGGCCCCGAGCCCGGCGACGACCGCCTGGGTGGCGGTGTAGGTGACGCAGTGGTGCAGGCACGCCTTGCGGCCGTCGGCGGTGCCGTGGGTGGTCTTCTCCTTGGTGGCCGGGTCCTCGTAGGTCACCGGGGCGTCGTCGGAGGCGCCCTTCACGCGGGCGCAGAAGTCGTTCTGGACCCAGAAGTCGCCGACCGCGCTGGCGGCGCGGGTCAGTCCAAGCAGGGCGGCGAAGACGGCGGGACGATGCATGCTGGAGGTCTCCTGATCTCGAAGAGGGTGAGGGAGCGGGTGGCCGGCCCTTTGCCGATGCGCGGCCACCCGGCGGTCCCCGACCCCGGCCGGCGTGGCCGGGGTCGGGTCGTTCAGAACGGGGGCTCGTTGTCCGGCCAGGCCGGAACGGGCAGGAGCCGGACGCGCAGCTCGCGCCGGTCCGACCAGCAGCCGCACGCCTCCATCTCCGGGTTCGCGCCGCCGACCCACCAGCCGCCTGCGCCCCGGCAGTCGGGGCAGGAGCGGCGGGGCCGGGGGCGTCAGTTCGATGCGGTGCCGGTCGGCGTACAGCCGCCAGTGGCCCGGCCTTGAGCACGGACACGGCGGCGAACGGGACGGCGGGCGGCGATCAAGCAGGGCGGCCGCGCAGACGGCAGCCGGTCACCGCAGCGGGATGGCGCGGCAGTTGGCGGCGTGGCTGTTGGCGTCCGGCCGGATGCAGAACAGGAAGTCTTCCTCGGGCCGGTCGGAGAAGT is drawn from Streptomyces capillispiralis and contains these coding sequences:
- a CDS encoding pRL2-8, translated to MASAKATDPPRGQCTQCWFHAYASREAHAGLGPREDCPQCVDHMKGGHPAHMIVR